One part of the Vogesella sp. LIG4 genome encodes these proteins:
- the pstA gene encoding phosphate ABC transporter permease PstA — protein sequence MANSTHRSRAIYARRRLVNKFNMLASILAMAFGLFWLLWILWTLVQHGLSGLSPAVFTKITPPPGSAGGLANAIAGSLQMTFFGTLIGTPIGIMAGIYLAEFGDRGWLAPATRFINDILLSAPSIVIGLFIYEVYVVSVGHFSGWAGALALALLVIPVVVRTTENMLRLVPGSLREAAYALGAPQWKVTMYVTLRAAKSGVITGILLAVARISGETAPLLFTALNNQFWSNMNQPMANLPIVIFQFAMSPYEDWHNLAWAGSILITFSVLALNIIARWLGSQKSQSH from the coding sequence ATGGCTAATTCGACGCACCGCAGCCGCGCCATCTATGCGCGCCGCCGCCTGGTAAACAAGTTCAATATGCTGGCCTCCATCCTGGCCATGGCGTTCGGCCTGTTCTGGCTGCTGTGGATCCTGTGGACGCTGGTGCAGCACGGCCTGTCCGGCCTGTCCCCGGCGGTGTTCACCAAGATCACCCCGCCGCCCGGCTCCGCCGGTGGCCTGGCCAACGCCATTGCCGGTTCGCTGCAGATGACCTTCTTCGGCACCCTGATCGGCACCCCGATCGGCATCATGGCCGGCATCTACCTGGCCGAGTTCGGCGACCGCGGCTGGCTGGCACCGGCCACCCGCTTCATCAACGACATCCTGCTGTCGGCACCGTCCATCGTGATCGGCCTGTTCATCTACGAGGTGTACGTGGTGTCGGTTGGCCACTTCTCCGGCTGGGCCGGTGCCCTGGCGCTGGCGCTGCTGGTGATTCCGGTAGTAGTGCGCACCACCGAGAACATGCTGCGCCTGGTACCGGGCAGCCTGCGCGAGGCGGCCTACGCACTGGGCGCCCCGCAATGGAAGGTAACGATGTACGTGACGCTGCGTGCCGCCAAGTCCGGCGTGATCACCGGCATCCTGCTGGCGGTGGCACGCATTTCCGGCGAAACCGCACCGCTGCTGTTCACCGCGCTGAACAACCAGTTCTGGAGCAACATGAACCAGCCGATGGCCAACCTGCCGATCGTGATCTTCCAGTTCGCCATGAGCCCGTACGAAGACTGGCACAACCTGGCGTGGGCAGGTTCCATCCTGATCACCTTCAGCGTACTGGCACTCAACATCATCGCCCGCTGGCTTGGCAGCCAGAAATCCCAATCCCACTGA
- the pstC gene encoding phosphate ABC transporter permease subunit PstC, with the protein MENTQNAAHLKRQMLLDALFRLLTRSFAFLVLALLLGILLSLLVGALPSIKHFGFGFLASTAWDPVAQKFGAVVPIFGTLVTSIIALLIGVPVSFGIALFLTELCPPVLKRPLGIAVELLAGIPSIIYGMWGLFVFAPLFSEHVQPWVLEHMGGLPLVGFLFQGAPMGIGIFTAGLILAIMVIPFIASVMRDVFEVVPPMLKESAYGLGGTTWEVVRYVVLPFTKTGVVGGIMLGLGRALGETMAVTFVIGNSSTFSTGLFDAGNSIASTLANEFAEANGDLYMASLIELGLILFFITFVVLACSKLLLLRLKKQEGRAS; encoded by the coding sequence ATGGAAAATACCCAGAACGCAGCGCACCTCAAACGGCAGATGCTGCTCGACGCCCTGTTCCGCCTGTTGACCCGAAGCTTCGCCTTCCTGGTACTGGCCCTGCTGCTTGGTATCCTGCTGTCCCTGCTGGTAGGCGCCCTGCCCAGCATCAAGCATTTCGGCTTCGGCTTCCTGGCCAGCACCGCCTGGGATCCGGTAGCGCAAAAATTCGGCGCCGTGGTGCCCATCTTCGGCACCCTGGTCACCTCCATTATTGCCCTCTTGATCGGCGTACCGGTCAGCTTCGGCATCGCCCTGTTCCTGACCGAACTGTGTCCGCCGGTGCTCAAGCGCCCGCTGGGTATCGCGGTAGAACTGCTGGCCGGCATTCCTTCCATCATCTATGGCATGTGGGGCCTGTTCGTGTTCGCCCCGCTGTTCAGCGAACACGTGCAGCCGTGGGTACTGGAGCACATGGGCGGCCTGCCGCTGGTCGGCTTCCTGTTCCAGGGTGCGCCGATGGGCATCGGCATCTTCACCGCCGGCCTGATCCTGGCCATCATGGTGATTCCCTTCATTGCCTCGGTAATGCGCGACGTATTCGAAGTGGTTCCGCCGATGCTGAAAGAATCCGCCTACGGCCTGGGTGGCACCACCTGGGAAGTCGTGCGCTACGTGGTACTGCCGTTCACCAAGACCGGCGTAGTCGGCGGCATCATGCTGGGCCTTGGCCGCGCGCTGGGCGAGACCATGGCGGTAACCTTCGTGATCGGTAACTCCTCCACCTTCTCCACCGGCCTGTTCGATGCCGGCAACTCCATCGCCTCCACCCTGGCCAACGAGTTCGCCGAAGCCAACGGCGACCTGTACATGGCGTCGCTGATTGAACTGGGTCTGATCCTGTTCTTTATTACTTTCGTTGTGCTGGCCTGCTCCAAGCTGCTGTTGCTGCGCTTGAAGAAGCAGGAAGGCCGCGCATCCTGA
- the pstB gene encoding phosphate ABC transporter ATP-binding protein PstB, whose product MTTNDIKLQVKDLNFYYGKFHALKHINLDIPAGKVTAFIGPSGCGKSTLLRTFNRMFELYPGMRAEGEIRLDGQNLLAKNVDVNMLRAKVGMVFQKPTPFPMSIYDNITFGVKLYENLSRAEMDDRVEWALRKAALWGEVKDKLKQSGHSLSGGQQQRLCIARAVATRPEVLLLDEPTSALDPISTGHIEELIHELKEDYTIAIVTHNMQQAARVSDYTAYMYLGELMEFGDTDNIFTAPKRKETEDYITGKFG is encoded by the coding sequence ATGACCACCAACGACATCAAGCTGCAGGTCAAAGACCTGAACTTCTACTACGGCAAGTTTCACGCGCTGAAACACATCAACCTGGATATTCCCGCCGGCAAGGTCACCGCCTTCATCGGCCCGTCCGGTTGCGGCAAGTCCACCCTGCTGCGTACCTTCAACCGCATGTTCGAGCTGTACCCTGGCATGCGCGCCGAGGGTGAAATCCGCCTGGATGGCCAGAACCTGCTGGCGAAAAACGTGGACGTGAACATGCTGCGCGCCAAGGTAGGCATGGTGTTCCAGAAGCCCACCCCGTTCCCGATGTCCATCTACGACAACATCACCTTCGGCGTGAAGCTGTACGAGAACCTGAGCCGTGCGGAAATGGACGACCGCGTGGAATGGGCGCTGCGCAAGGCGGCGCTGTGGGGCGAAGTGAAGGACAAGCTCAAGCAGTCCGGCCACTCGCTGTCCGGTGGCCAGCAGCAGCGTCTGTGCATTGCCCGCGCCGTGGCCACCCGCCCGGAAGTGCTGCTGCTGGACGAACCGACCTCGGCACTGGACCCGATCTCCACCGGCCACATCGAAGAGCTGATCCACGAGCTGAAAGAGGACTACACCATCGCCATCGTGACCCACAATATGCAGCAGGCGGCACGGGTGTCCGACTACACCGCCTACATGTACCTGGGCGAGCTGATGGAATTCGGCGATACCGACAACATCTTTACCGCACCCAAGCGCAAGGAAACCGAAGACTACATCACCGGTAAATTCGGTTAA
- a CDS encoding inorganic phosphate transporter codes for MKPQTAVILSGCFNFLGVFFGGLAVAYAIVNLIPTELLLHIQSKQGMVMVFSLFASAIIWNLGTWYFGIPASSSHTLIGSILGVGIGNSLITGDSIANGVNWNKAIEVFTSLLVSPIFGAGLAGLLLFALLKIRPLSNIHKSPFQRQQIEGRKHPPFWARFMLIVSSMGMSFTHGSNDGQKGVGMVMLVLIALAPAQFVVNLDAEPIQIEHTKIAVVQLKEMYQRNQAIIDAKYPAGGNHTCEVNKVVAESAALLSAIGDARTLQQLPEASRSATRTQLICLADAAKKIGKVPGISEVDQKQLKGMQKDLATITEYAPTWVIIAVALAIGMGTMVGWKRVVHTIGEKIGKQDMTYAQGMAAQIMSAASIGLASLIGAPVSTTQILSSAVAGTMLVNRAGIHFSTVKTIALTWILTLPASLCLALGMYYCGIKLVS; via the coding sequence ATGAAGCCGCAGACCGCGGTAATCCTGTCCGGCTGCTTCAACTTCCTCGGCGTATTCTTCGGCGGCCTGGCCGTGGCCTACGCCATCGTGAACCTGATCCCCACCGAGCTGCTGCTGCACATCCAGTCCAAGCAGGGCATGGTGATGGTGTTCTCGCTGTTCGCCTCCGCCATCATCTGGAACCTGGGCACCTGGTACTTCGGCATCCCCGCCTCCAGCTCGCACACCCTGATCGGCTCCATCCTGGGCGTGGGCATCGGCAACTCGCTGATCACCGGTGACTCCATCGCCAACGGCGTGAACTGGAACAAGGCCATCGAGGTATTCACCTCGCTGCTGGTTTCGCCGATCTTCGGCGCCGGCCTCGCCGGCCTGCTGCTGTTCGCGCTGCTGAAGATCCGCCCGCTGAGCAACATCCACAAGTCGCCGTTCCAGCGTCAGCAGATCGAAGGCCGCAAGCATCCGCCGTTCTGGGCGCGTTTCATGCTGATCGTGTCCTCGATGGGCATGAGCTTCACCCACGGCTCCAACGACGGCCAGAAGGGCGTGGGCATGGTCATGCTGGTGCTGATCGCCCTGGCACCGGCTCAGTTCGTGGTGAACCTGGACGCCGAGCCGATCCAGATCGAACACACCAAGATCGCCGTGGTGCAGCTGAAGGAGATGTACCAGCGCAACCAGGCCATCATCGATGCCAAGTACCCGGCCGGCGGCAACCACACCTGCGAAGTGAACAAGGTCGTGGCTGAAAGCGCCGCGCTGCTGTCCGCCATCGGCGATGCCAGAACCCTGCAGCAGCTGCCGGAAGCCTCCCGCAGCGCCACCCGCACCCAGCTGATCTGCCTGGCCGACGCGGCGAAGAAAATCGGCAAGGTGCCGGGCATCAGCGAAGTGGACCAGAAGCAGCTCAAGGGCATGCAGAAAGATCTGGCCACCATCACCGAATACGCACCGACCTGGGTGATCATCGCCGTGGCGCTGGCCATCGGCATGGGTACCATGGTGGGCTGGAAGCGCGTGGTACACACCATTGGCGAGAAGATCGGCAAGCAGGACATGACCTACGCCCAGGGCATGGCGGCGCAGATCATGTCGGCCGCCTCTATTGGCCTGGCCAGCCTGATCGGCGCCCCGGTATCCACCACCCAGATCCTGTCCAGCGCCGTGGCCGGCACCATGCTGGTGAACCGCGCCGGCATCCACTTCTCCACGGTGAAAACCATCGCGCTGACCTGGATTCTGACCCTGCCGGCCAGCCTGTGCCTGGCACTGGGCATGTACTACTGCGGTATCAAGCTGGTGAGCTGA